A single window of Rubripirellula lacrimiformis DNA harbors:
- the mdh gene encoding malate dehydrogenase — MRRAKITVVGAGNVGATCAHWCAAAELGDIVLLDIPRTEDMPRGKALDLMQASPIMGFDSNIVGTTSYDDTAGSDVIVVTAGIPRKPGMSRDDLLATNAKIVTDVAENIKATSPDAVVIVVSNPLDAMVQQMFKVTGFDAAKVCGQAGVLDTARYRTFLAMELGVSVEDISALLMGGHGDTMVPIPSCTSVGGIPVTQLIDSARLEEIVERTRKGGAEIVSLLKTGSAYYAPAAACTQMVEAVVKDKKRVIPVAAYCDKEYGVGGYYVGVPVVMGSGGIEKVIELNLTEKETADFNNSVQAVKDLVATMDGLLSA; from the coding sequence ATGCGCCGAGCCAAAATCACCGTTGTTGGAGCTGGAAACGTGGGTGCAACTTGTGCTCATTGGTGTGCCGCGGCTGAATTGGGCGACATCGTCCTGTTGGACATCCCACGCACCGAGGACATGCCACGCGGCAAGGCGCTGGACCTGATGCAAGCGTCGCCCATCATGGGATTTGATTCGAACATCGTCGGCACCACCAGCTATGACGACACCGCGGGCAGCGACGTGATCGTTGTGACGGCAGGTATTCCGCGTAAACCGGGGATGAGCCGCGATGACCTGTTGGCGACAAACGCCAAGATCGTCACCGACGTTGCCGAAAACATCAAAGCCACCAGCCCTGATGCCGTTGTGATCGTCGTCAGCAACCCGCTGGACGCCATGGTTCAGCAGATGTTCAAGGTCACCGGCTTTGATGCTGCGAAGGTCTGTGGCCAAGCCGGCGTTCTGGACACCGCTCGCTATCGCACGTTTTTGGCGATGGAATTGGGCGTTAGCGTCGAAGACATCAGTGCCCTGTTGATGGGGGGGCACGGTGACACGATGGTGCCAATCCCAAGCTGCACCAGCGTCGGCGGGATCCCCGTGACCCAATTGATCGATTCGGCACGATTGGAAGAAATCGTCGAACGTACCCGCAAGGGCGGCGCCGAAATCGTTTCTCTGCTGAAGACCGGTTCGGCTTACTACGCACCGGCAGCGGCCTGCACACAAATGGTCGAAGCGGTTGTGAAGGACAAAAAACGCGTTATCCCAGTAGCCGCTTATTGCGACAAGGAATACGGCGTCGGTGGTTACTACGTCGGCGTGCCAGTCGTGATGGGCAGTGGCGGAATCGAGAAGGTTATCGAACTGAACCTGACCGAGAAGGAAACGGCTGACTTCAATAACAGTGTGCAAGCGGTCAAGGACTTGGTCGCGACCATGGATGGCCTGCTTTCAGCTTAG
- a CDS encoding aspartate carbamoyltransferase catalytic subunit, giving the protein MMASADQSELTFPPAWNRRHLLDMESLSADEIRALLDTAQHLKEITGGCRDKISLLTGKTCANLFFENSTRTRNSFSLAAKRLGADTVEFSSSGSSVAKGETFVDTAKTIEAMGVDWVVTRHATPGTPHLLAREINSSIINAGDGPHDHPTQGLLDMLTIRQHRGSIKGLTVALVGDIAHSRTARANIWGLSKLGATVIVCGPPTLVSPRWRELGFEVAHSLDEILPRCDVLNLLRIQFERQAARPFPSVHEYAALYAMNAARMRRAKQDILIMAPGPINRGVEITPEVADGPQSVILEQVTNGIAVRMAALWLTAGANNDSH; this is encoded by the coding sequence ATGATGGCATCCGCGGACCAATCTGAATTGACGTTTCCCCCGGCTTGGAATCGTCGTCACCTGTTGGATATGGAAAGTCTGTCGGCGGACGAAATCCGTGCCTTGCTGGACACCGCCCAGCATCTGAAAGAAATCACCGGTGGCTGCCGCGACAAGATCTCGCTGCTGACCGGGAAGACCTGTGCGAACCTGTTTTTTGAAAACAGCACGCGGACCCGCAACAGTTTCTCGTTAGCCGCCAAACGCTTGGGGGCGGACACGGTCGAATTCAGTTCGTCGGGCAGCAGCGTTGCTAAGGGCGAAACCTTTGTCGATACGGCCAAGACGATCGAAGCGATGGGCGTCGATTGGGTGGTCACTCGCCACGCGACTCCCGGCACACCGCACCTGCTAGCCCGCGAAATCAACAGCAGCATCATCAACGCTGGTGATGGCCCCCACGATCATCCGACTCAGGGATTGTTGGACATGCTGACGATTCGCCAGCATCGCGGATCGATCAAGGGGCTGACCGTGGCGTTGGTCGGCGACATCGCCCACAGTCGTACGGCACGAGCCAATATCTGGGGGCTCAGTAAACTGGGCGCCACCGTCATCGTGTGCGGCCCGCCGACCTTGGTCAGCCCGCGGTGGCGCGAACTGGGATTCGAAGTCGCCCATTCGTTGGACGAAATCCTGCCCCGCTGCGACGTGTTGAATCTGTTGCGGATTCAGTTCGAACGGCAAGCGGCCAGACCCTTTCCCAGTGTTCACGAATACGCCGCTCTGTACGCGATGAACGCGGCGCGGATGCGTCGTGCCAAGCAAGACATTTTGATCATGGCACCGGGCCCCATCAATCGTGGCGTTGAAATCACGCCCGAGGTCGCCGATGGTCCACAAAGTGTCATCCTGGAACAGGTCACCAACGGGATCGCGGTCCGCATGGCCGCCCTGTGGCTGACCGCTGGTGCAAACAACGATTCCCATTGA
- a CDS encoding methyltransferase, whose translation MPHPLSQAPTTAPTLLLRYRDRQYAADLIAAAVLELDLFTWLDQNGPASTDQILDQFSIFDRPTDVMLTLCRSMELIATDDQGLHCLTTTGREHLVSSSPWFLGPYYQPLAKSSIMKDHLKVLRSGKPGNWQANDDGSDWHASMLDPEFARGFTDMMNCRGLSFGQALAKSLTSELADRHHVLDVGGGSGIYSTTIAAAHDHLKATVFEQPPVDKIVTEEIARHGLQDRVDVVSGDMFNDAWPQAPDVVLLSNVLHDWDFPEVEMLLRKTADALPSGGLVVIHEAFIRDDKTGPLPVAEYSALLANITQGKCYSAKEYGDLMAPMGFTVGDYHDTIADRGYMTAIKN comes from the coding sequence ATGCCACATCCACTCAGCCAGGCTCCCACCACCGCTCCCACACTGCTGCTGAGGTATCGCGATCGACAATACGCCGCAGACTTGATTGCGGCTGCAGTTTTGGAATTGGATCTGTTCACATGGCTGGACCAGAACGGCCCGGCAAGCACTGATCAAATTTTAGATCAGTTCAGCATCTTTGATCGGCCCACCGATGTGATGCTGACCCTGTGTCGTTCGATGGAATTGATCGCAACCGACGATCAAGGCCTGCATTGCCTGACGACAACGGGACGCGAACATCTGGTTTCATCGTCACCATGGTTCCTGGGGCCTTACTACCAACCACTGGCGAAGTCGTCGATCATGAAGGATCACTTGAAGGTCCTGCGCAGCGGCAAGCCCGGCAATTGGCAAGCCAACGATGACGGCAGCGACTGGCACGCATCGATGCTGGATCCAGAATTTGCACGCGGGTTCACCGACATGATGAACTGCCGCGGCCTGTCGTTCGGGCAAGCCCTTGCCAAGTCGCTAACGTCCGAACTTGCCGACCGCCACCACGTGCTCGATGTGGGTGGTGGATCGGGGATCTATTCGACCACGATCGCTGCGGCTCACGATCACCTGAAGGCAACCGTTTTTGAACAGCCGCCTGTCGACAAAATCGTGACTGAAGAGATCGCACGGCACGGCTTGCAAGACCGCGTCGACGTGGTCAGCGGCGACATGTTCAACGACGCTTGGCCGCAAGCACCGGATGTTGTGCTGCTGTCCAACGTCCTGCACGACTGGGACTTTCCCGAAGTCGAAATGCTGCTACGAAAAACAGCCGATGCGCTGCCCAGTGGCGGACTGGTCGTGATCCACGAAGCGTTCATTCGCGACGACAAAACCGGCCCGCTGCCCGTCGCCGAATACTCAGCCCTGTTAGCCAACATCACTCAAGGCAAATGTTATTCGGCCAAAGAGTATGGCGACCTGATGGCACCGATGGGTTTCACCGTCGGCGACTACCACGACACGATCGCCGACCGCGGCTACATGACCGCGATCAAGAACTAA
- a CDS encoding DUF423 domain-containing protein has product MYEEHLARRILTYAAICGALGVAIGAIGAHFLPGFLESRGYPQDLIDKRSEQFGIGARYHMVHALALLGLSCVKLGQPIIRRWVSRMFLIGIAVFSGSLYLLAITGSKMFAMITPLGGIAWIVAWAGLAWIAQQGKVKEQRFHQIRGKTP; this is encoded by the coding sequence ATGTACGAAGAACACCTGGCACGTCGCATTCTCACTTACGCGGCGATCTGTGGTGCGTTGGGGGTAGCCATTGGTGCGATCGGGGCTCACTTCCTGCCTGGTTTTCTGGAAAGCCGTGGCTATCCGCAAGACTTGATTGATAAGCGCAGCGAGCAGTTTGGAATCGGTGCTCGCTACCACATGGTGCATGCTTTGGCGTTGCTGGGATTGTCTTGCGTCAAACTTGGTCAACCGATCATTCGACGTTGGGTTTCTCGCATGTTCCTTATTGGGATCGCGGTTTTCAGTGGGTCGCTGTACCTGTTGGCGATTACCGGCAGCAAGATGTTTGCGATGATCACTCCGCTGGGCGGGATCGCGTGGATCGTGGCCTGGGCCGGTCTGGCTTGGATCGCCCAACAGGGCAAAGTCAAAGAGCAGCGATTCCACCAGATTCGCGGAAAAACGCCGTAG
- a CDS encoding dihydroorotase has product MPETSLLITGGRVIDPSQSIDRVARLLVVDGRIEAIDPADSQIPESARHIDASGRIVAPGFVDLGVELREPGFEEDETIASGSDAALAGGFTSILACSSTSPCIDSHGAVEFVRQKAVQADGVRVHVIGCLSKNRDAKQMAELGLLHEAGAVAYSDAPRPMPNDALLKRALEYAQMFNLPIINRPNVMTLSEGGVMHDGQVALVLGLKGLPTEAEDLAVARDVRIAEATSGRLHIGPVSTMGSVDLIRRVKERGIPITASVCPHNLCLDDSQLRSFDSRFKVHPPLRSPKHIETLCAAVADGTIDAIQSGHMPRAREKKMDDLDASPFGLSSLETTLATISTFMLGLEGFDWSAAIDRLSTAPARIAGVPGGDLKVGSLADIVIIDPDEKWIVDGHQFRSHCISTPLDHLELTGRVTHTLVGGRVRFALRPETEHLA; this is encoded by the coding sequence ATCCCCGAGACTTCGTTGTTGATCACCGGCGGTCGAGTGATCGATCCTTCGCAGTCGATCGATCGTGTGGCCCGTTTGTTGGTCGTCGATGGACGCATCGAAGCGATCGATCCGGCGGACAGTCAGATCCCCGAATCGGCACGCCACATCGACGCAAGCGGTCGGATCGTCGCCCCCGGCTTTGTGGACTTGGGCGTCGAACTGCGCGAACCAGGGTTCGAAGAAGACGAAACGATCGCTTCGGGAAGCGACGCAGCGTTGGCCGGTGGGTTCACGTCGATCCTGGCCTGCAGCAGCACGTCGCCCTGCATCGATTCGCACGGGGCGGTCGAATTTGTAAGGCAGAAAGCGGTCCAGGCCGACGGTGTCCGCGTTCACGTCATCGGTTGTCTTAGCAAGAACCGAGATGCCAAACAGATGGCGGAACTGGGGCTGCTGCACGAAGCCGGTGCGGTCGCATACAGCGACGCGCCGCGCCCGATGCCCAACGATGCGTTGCTGAAACGGGCACTCGAATATGCCCAGATGTTCAATCTGCCGATCATCAATCGCCCGAATGTGATGACGCTTTCCGAAGGCGGTGTCATGCACGACGGTCAGGTCGCGCTGGTGCTGGGGTTGAAAGGGCTGCCGACCGAAGCCGAGGACTTGGCGGTCGCACGCGATGTTCGGATTGCCGAAGCGACCAGTGGTCGGCTGCACATCGGGCCTGTCAGTACGATGGGGTCTGTCGATTTGATTCGCCGCGTGAAAGAACGCGGGATCCCGATCACCGCATCGGTGTGTCCACACAACCTGTGCCTGGATGATTCTCAGCTGCGATCGTTCGATTCGCGTTTCAAGGTCCATCCGCCGCTGCGCAGCCCGAAACATATCGAAACGCTTTGTGCCGCCGTTGCGGATGGAACCATTGATGCCATCCAGAGCGGTCACATGCCGCGAGCACGCGAAAAGAAGATGGATGACCTGGATGCCTCGCCATTCGGTCTGTCGTCATTAGAAACGACGCTGGCGACCATCTCGACATTCATGTTGGGACTGGAGGGATTCGATTGGTCTGCGGCGATTGATCGGCTGTCGACGGCGCCGGCTAGGATCGCGGGTGTGCCGGGCGGCGATTTGAAAGTGGGATCGTTGGCCGACATCGTGATCATCGATCCGGATGAAAAATGGATCGTAGACGGGCATCAGTTCCGGTCGCATTGCATCAGCACGCCGCTAGACCATTTGGAACTGACCGGCCGCGTGACTCATACCCTGGTCGGCGGCCGAGTGCGTTTTGCGCTGCGACCCGAAACGGAACACCTAGCCTAG
- a CDS encoding response regulator transcription factor, with protein MNSGDSSRDDQADTDLSPDSTGPSPLESAKSKQSATPTKNSKGLKILVVDDDFEIIESVRYALEGAGYDVVVARDGNQGLALAERENPDLMVLDMMMPKRSGFLVLEKLRRLRDEPLPVIMITGNEGSRHKAYAELLGVSDYIRKPFAMDRLVDAVGKLLDA; from the coding sequence ATGAACTCTGGTGATTCCTCCCGCGACGACCAAGCCGATACCGATTTGTCGCCTGATTCAACGGGTCCATCCCCGTTGGAATCGGCGAAATCGAAACAATCGGCCACCCCAACCAAAAATTCCAAAGGCCTGAAGATCTTAGTCGTCGATGACGATTTCGAAATCATCGAGTCGGTTCGTTACGCGCTGGAAGGCGCCGGATACGACGTTGTTGTCGCCAGAGACGGGAATCAGGGGCTAGCACTCGCCGAACGCGAGAATCCCGACTTGATGGTGTTGGACATGATGATGCCCAAGCGAAGTGGTTTTTTGGTCCTGGAAAAACTTCGGCGACTGCGTGACGAACCGTTGCCTGTAATTATGATCACGGGTAACGAAGGCAGTCGCCATAAAGCTTACGCCGAACTCCTTGGCGTCAGCGATTACATTCGCAAACCATTCGCAATGGATCGGTTGGTCGACGCGGTCGGCAAACTCCTGGACGCTTAG
- a CDS encoding alpha/beta hydrolase — protein MNRFEKSMSWDLSADQGRDHQPSDSGPGADSDHPGQSGDAGHFQSNWDSSGHHHLAPLGDSAWGQVRSKRSYFLPVHYTPGYQYPLIVWLHSDGFNENQVTQVMPHISLRNYVAVGVRGNRAADSIGHRFDWHDSPAGIGNAHDAVVDAADEASDRYSTNPTRIILAGYGAGGSMALRIAMRDPRRFAAAVSVGGRMPQGAIRNPNQLRRRRMPMLWQWSSDNPDYTADGLKTDCQSAMAVGARVEIRQYPGEDEMDTVVLSDLDRWIMRQVVSGTGQDDDRWESTATAYSAN, from the coding sequence ATGAATCGTTTTGAAAAGTCGATGTCATGGGATTTGTCCGCTGATCAAGGTCGGGATCACCAACCAAGTGATTCTGGACCAGGGGCCGATTCGGATCACCCCGGGCAATCTGGCGACGCCGGCCACTTTCAATCGAACTGGGATTCCAGTGGCCACCACCACTTGGCTCCGTTGGGCGATTCGGCGTGGGGCCAGGTGCGGTCCAAACGGTCGTACTTTCTGCCGGTTCATTACACCCCCGGCTATCAATACCCGTTGATCGTGTGGTTGCACAGCGACGGATTCAACGAGAATCAAGTCACCCAAGTCATGCCGCACATCAGTTTGCGGAACTATGTCGCGGTTGGGGTTCGCGGCAATCGCGCCGCCGATTCCATCGGTCATCGGTTTGATTGGCACGACAGCCCGGCCGGGATCGGCAATGCCCACGACGCCGTTGTGGATGCCGCCGATGAAGCCAGCGATCGATATTCGACGAACCCAACAAGAATCATTTTGGCCGGCTATGGGGCCGGTGGTTCGATGGCGCTGCGGATCGCCATGCGTGACCCACGCCGTTTTGCCGCCGCAGTCTCCGTCGGTGGCCGGATGCCGCAAGGGGCGATCCGAAATCCGAACCAGCTTCGCCGACGGCGGATGCCCATGCTGTGGCAATGGTCCAGCGACAACCCCGATTACACCGCCGATGGTTTGAAGACCGATTGCCAATCGGCGATGGCCGTGGGGGCACGTGTCGAGATTCGACAGTACCCCGGTGAAGACGAAATGGACACGGTGGTCCTTTCGGACTTGGATCGTTGGATCATGCGTCAGGTCGTTTCGGGCACGGGTCAGGACGATGATCGTTGGGAATCGACTGCGACGGCCTACTCGGCGAACTAA
- a CDS encoding coiled-coil domain-containing protein, with protein sequence MANNLTYSESEVQGLKAQEAKDYCVELMRQLTAREGGPISPGEVQLQELQYELQLKEAEAEDCRQRELHLERMKEFELEIEREKAEWAKANKFADERRQQYAKVIGQVSESQEKLSVQLDRATREHNVKLQMMQAEHEARRDELQAELEELTQQRDALIEEIGKLADLNSAAEDVDRLRTEIEESRIAAARQQKQLDDDIEVAAFEKEKELKRIRREQDLELAELDASHRKQMLDANIEALDAMLKNLGLAKVDPAELESLHQQAAEHRALAEQEVQSIRRAAVDEFKQQFNVNASEPMDVTDLFYREKALQEDNQANLKQIQKLEAEIARMRTHIESESSRVAQAIEAARTNIQNNIEPGVKR encoded by the coding sequence ATGGCCAATAATTTGACGTATTCGGAGAGCGAGGTTCAGGGGCTGAAAGCGCAAGAGGCGAAGGATTACTGCGTCGAGCTGATGCGGCAATTGACAGCGCGAGAAGGCGGCCCGATCTCGCCCGGAGAAGTGCAGTTGCAGGAACTGCAATACGAATTGCAACTGAAAGAAGCCGAAGCAGAGGATTGCCGCCAGCGAGAACTGCATCTGGAACGGATGAAAGAGTTTGAACTGGAGATCGAGCGTGAGAAGGCGGAATGGGCCAAAGCAAATAAGTTCGCCGACGAACGACGCCAGCAGTATGCCAAAGTGATCGGGCAAGTCTCTGAGTCGCAAGAAAAATTAAGCGTGCAATTGGACCGCGCGACGCGAGAACACAATGTCAAGTTGCAGATGATGCAAGCCGAGCACGAAGCGCGACGCGATGAGTTGCAGGCCGAACTGGAGGAACTGACTCAGCAGCGCGACGCCCTGATCGAAGAAATTGGCAAATTGGCGGACCTGAACTCCGCTGCCGAAGATGTGGATCGCCTACGCACCGAAATCGAAGAGAGTCGAATCGCTGCCGCACGCCAGCAAAAACAACTCGACGACGATATAGAAGTGGCCGCGTTTGAAAAAGAAAAGGAACTCAAACGGATCCGACGCGAACAAGATCTGGAGTTGGCTGAATTGGATGCGTCCCATCGAAAGCAAATGTTGGATGCAAACATCGAAGCGTTGGATGCGATGCTGAAAAATCTTGGCTTGGCAAAAGTAGATCCTGCAGAGCTGGAATCATTGCATCAGCAAGCAGCTGAACATCGTGCGCTGGCCGAACAAGAAGTCCAGTCGATCCGTCGCGCAGCGGTAGATGAATTCAAGCAACAATTCAACGTCAATGCTTCCGAACCGATGGATGTGACCGATTTGTTCTATCGGGAAAAGGCACTGCAAGAAGACAACCAAGCGAACCTGAAGCAGATTCAGAAACTGGAAGCCGAGATTGCGAGAATGCGAACGCACATCGAAAGCGAATCGTCGCGAGTCGCGCAAGCGATCGAAGCGGCTCGGACCAACATCCAGAACAACATCGAACCCGGCGTGAAACGTTAG